The Streptomyces subrutilus genome contains the following window.
TTCGTCTTCCCCGGCCAGGGCTCGCAGTGGCCGGGCATGGGCCGGGAACTGCTGGAAACCTCACGGGCGTTCGCCGCCCGCATGGACGAGTGCGAGAAGGCCTTCGCGCCGTACGTCGACTGGTCGTTGCGGGACGTCGTCAGCTCATCCGACGCCGGCGAGCTGTGGGAGCGGGTGGACGTGGTACAGCCCGCCTGCTTCGC
Protein-coding sequences here:
- a CDS encoding acyltransferase domain-containing protein: MGRELLETSRAFAARMDECEKAFAPYVDWSLRDVVSSSDAGELWERVDVVQPACFA